A stretch of Chitinophaga caeni DNA encodes these proteins:
- a CDS encoding DUF4249 domain-containing protein → MDRKHLHKNWKMYIAAVAATVWLLAYCRDPYDPGIKGQDLDYLVVDGIITTGEDTTVIKLSRSVPLSEEVKTVPEKGAAVSIEIEGAETYGLAETAPGEYKGIATKLAAGQNCRLVIATANGKHYRSASVPVRRTPPIDSIGIYRYHDGMQTYVDASDPSGETRYYRWSYEGTYEYRSQYIAYIYFDRTDSLIKQNGYDYYIELYRCWQEDPSTQLFVATSEQLGQDEIYHAPLKLFTHNDPRLAWGYSMLLKQYALTPQAYDYYKNLRAVTEQLGDIFGQLPSELRGNISCDEDPSETVIGFMSAATLSKKRQFFGRPGNWTYREVCETADTVTTTTKLGRYQHFSTSNVFPVYINNDDQKKELGKIRNFNCIDCRSQGGTNVMPEFWP, encoded by the coding sequence ATGGATAGGAAGCACCTACATAAGAACTGGAAAATGTATATAGCCGCGGTAGCGGCAACGGTTTGGTTACTGGCATACTGCCGCGATCCTTACGACCCCGGTATCAAGGGGCAAGACCTCGATTACCTGGTGGTGGATGGCATCATTACAACGGGGGAAGACACCACGGTCATCAAGCTATCGCGCAGCGTGCCGCTTTCCGAGGAGGTAAAAACGGTGCCCGAGAAGGGCGCCGCGGTGAGCATCGAGATCGAGGGCGCCGAAACTTACGGCTTGGCGGAGACGGCGCCGGGCGAGTATAAAGGTATTGCCACGAAACTGGCCGCCGGGCAAAATTGCCGCCTGGTCATCGCCACGGCAAATGGTAAGCATTACAGGTCGGCATCCGTGCCGGTACGGCGTACCCCGCCGATCGACAGCATCGGCATCTACCGCTACCACGATGGTATGCAAACCTACGTGGATGCAAGCGATCCCTCGGGCGAAACCAGGTATTACCGCTGGAGCTACGAAGGCACTTACGAGTACCGTTCCCAGTACATCGCCTATATTTATTTCGACAGGACCGACAGCCTCATCAAGCAGAACGGCTACGATTATTACATCGAGCTGTACCGCTGCTGGCAGGAAGATCCCAGCACGCAGCTTTTCGTGGCCACCTCCGAACAACTCGGCCAGGACGAAATCTACCATGCCCCGCTGAAACTTTTCACCCACAACGATCCGCGTTTGGCTTGGGGCTATAGCATGCTGTTAAAACAGTATGCCCTCACGCCGCAAGCATATGACTATTACAAGAACTTGCGCGCCGTAACCGAGCAGCTCGGGGACATCTTCGGGCAATTGCCCAGCGAGCTGCGGGGAAATATCAGCTGCGATGAAGATCCCTCGGAAACGGTGATCGGTTTCATGTCGGCCGCCACGCTTAGCAAGAAAAGACAATTTTTTGGGCGGCCGGGCAACTGGACCTACCGGGAAGTTTGCGAGACGGCGGACACCGTAACAACTACTACAAAATTGGGGCGCTACCAGCACTTCTCAACCAGTAACGTGTTCCCGGTTTATATCAATAACGATGATCAGAAGAAAGAGCTCGGCAAGATCAGGAATTTCAATTGTATCGACTGCCGGAGCCAGGGCGGCACGAACGTAATGCCGGAATTTTGGCCATAA